The Candidatus Eisenbacteria bacterium nucleotide sequence CCGAGGTGGCTCCACTCGAGGCCCTGCTCGGCACGCTGCGAGAGACCGAGGCTCGCCTGGGCGGGCCGACGCTTCACGTCGCGGGCATCGACCTGTCGCATGTCGGCCCTCGCTTCGGGGATCCGACACCGGACCCGCGCATTCTGAGCGAAGTCGAACTCAAGGATCGCGCGGCACTCGAGGCCGCACTGCGAGGCGAAGCGCAAGGCTGGTACGACACGATCGCCTCGCACGCCGATTCGACGCGCGTGTGCGGCTGGGGGGCGACCTACGCCATGTTGCGCGGCGCGGTGCCGGGTCCCGGCCGACTGCTGCACTATGAAGCTTCGTCCGAGGAAGACGGCACGGTCGTCACCGTGGCTGCGGCGGTGTGGCCCTAACTGCGGAGGATTCGATGGTCGCGACCCGTCAGCTCAAGGTGAAGAACGGCGACGTGCTCGTGCTGGTCGGCACCATGAAGGGGCTGTTCGTGTTGCGCTCCAACTCTGCGCGCCGGCGCTGGGAGATCGGCGGCCCGCACTTTCCGGGTCATGCGGTCTACGCGGCGTGTTACGACGGGCGCAATGGACGCAAGCGCCTGCTGGCGGCGGCGAGCAGCATGCACTGGGGCTCCGTGATTCATCACAGCGACGACTTCGGTCACTCGTGGACCCATCCCGAGAGCGCAAACGTCAAGTTCCCCGCCGACACCGAACTCTCGCTTCAACAGATCTGGCAACTCGCACCGGGTCGCGCGAGCGAGCCCGACACCCTCTATTGCGGCGTCGAGCCTGCGGCGTTGTTCGTGAGTCGTGACGCGGGAGAGTCGTGGGAGCTGTCGCGCGGGTTGTTCGAGCATCCGCACCGGCCGCAGTGGCAGCCTGGTGGCGGCGGGTTGTGTCTGCACACCATCCTGCTCGATCCCTCGAACGAGCAGCGCATGCACGTCGCGATCTCGACCGGTGGCCACTACCGCACCGATGACGGCGGACGCACCTGGAAAGCGCGCAATCACGGCGTGCGCGCCGACTTCCTTCCGGGCAAGCACCCCGAATTCGGTCAGTGCGTTCACAAGGTGGTACGGCACCCGTCGCGGCCGGAGCGACTGTTCCTGCAGAATCACTGGGGCCTGTATCGCAGCGACGACGCCGGCGACTCGTGGCGAGACATCGCGAACGGCGTTCCCAGCGACTTCGGCTTCGCCATGACCATGCATCCCCACGATCCCGAGACCGTTTACATCGTGCCGATCGAGTCCGACCGGTACCGCTGCACACCCGAGGGACAGCTGAGGGTCTACCGCACCCGTGATGGCGGCGGCTCGTGGGAGCCGCTCGGCAAAGGCATGCCGCAGAGCGGCGCGCACGAGACGGTCTTGAGAGACGCCATGGCGGCCGACGTGTTCAATCCGGCGGGAGTCTATTTCGGAACGCGCAGCGGCTCGGTGTGGGGCTCTCCGGATGGCGGGGCCCACTGGCAGTCGCTCGCCGACGGACTGCCGCCGATCGTGTGCGTGAAGACGGCAGTGATCGGCGAAGTGAGAGCGCAACGCGCGGCGAAGCCCAAGCGCGCCGCAAAGCCCAAGCGCGCCGCAAAACCCAAGCGCGCCGCAAAACCCAAGCGCGCCGCCACGCCGAAGCGTGCGGCTGCGCGCCGGAAGCGCTAGCGATGGCGATCGAGTTCTTCATCCCGTCGATGCTGACCGAATTCTCGGACGGCGCGAGTCGGGTGCGGATCGAGGCCTCTCCCGCCACCGTCGGAGAGGCTCTCGACCTGCTGTGGCACCGCCACCCGGGCATTCGCGACCGGGTGGTCACCGAGCGTGGCGAGGTGCGCCCGCACGTGAACGTCTTCGTGACCGACGAGAACATTCGATGCACCGGGGGCCTCGGCACGCCGATACCTTCCGGGGCCGCGATCTCGATCATTCCGGCCGTGAGCGGCGGCTAGTCGCCACACGGCGAACCGGACCGGGCCCGGCTCGTGCGCGCGTCGCGCGCGAGCATCACTTCACCGGTGATGAAGGAGATTCGATCATGCGTCCACGCGCGCTCGTCCTGATCCTGCTCACGCTGCTGACAATTGTCGGCGCTCGGCCGCTCGCCCGCCCCGAGATCGCGAATCCCGCGATCGACATGGATGCGCACCTTCGTATCGCGCGCGAAGTCGCCAGACACCGCGAGTCGCGGCGCGTCAGCGAAGCGGAGTTCCTGCGCATGATGCTCGAGCCCGGCACGCTGGTGCTGGATGCGCGCAGCCGCGAGAAGTTCGACGAGCTGCACGTGAAAGGCGCGATGTCGCTGAGCTTCCCCGATCTCACCGTCGAGAGCCTCGCACGCCTGATCCCCGACAAGAACACGCGGATCCTGATCTAATGCAACAACAACTTCACGAACGCCGAGGGACCGTTTCCGGCCAAGCTCGCGCCGGCCTCGCTCAACCTGTCGACCTACATCACGCTCTACACCTACGGTTACCGAAACGTCTACGAGCTGGGTCCGCAGGTCGATCTCGACCTCTCGCGGCTGCCGTTCGAATCGTCGCCGGGCGAAAAACCGTGGCTGAAGCTTGCGCCTCTCGAGCCCGAGCGCGACGGCGTGCGCTAGCCTTCGACCGCCCGCTGGACCCGCTCCTGCGCGGACGCGTCGCCGGTGAGTTGCTGCATCCGACCCTCCGCGGTGAGTTCGAAGGTCGCGCGCGTCTCGTGCCCGGGCGCGCCGAACGTCGCCGCGAATCGGTAGGGCGCCGTGCCGCGGCGACGTGCGAGACACTCGGTCGCGGGA carries:
- a CDS encoding rhodanese-like domain-containing protein — encoded protein: MRPRALVLILLTLLTIVGARPLARPEIANPAIDMDAHLRIAREVARHRESRRVSEAEFLRMMLEPGTLVLDARSREKFDELHVKGAMSLSFPDLTVESLARLIPDKNTRILI
- a CDS encoding molybdopterin synthase sulfur carrier subunit; protein product: MAIEFFIPSMLTEFSDGASRVRIEASPATVGEALDLLWHRHPGIRDRVVTERGEVRPHVNVFVTDENIRCTGGLGTPIPSGAAISIIPAVSGG
- the amrB gene encoding AmmeMemoRadiSam system protein B, yielding IVYGVGHQLWGDTLALTRKAFETPFGPVACDTEFVDALAAPLGDIAYHGELVHRDEHSIEFQLLYLKRWLGERPIRLVPILLGGFHAILESGRTPAEVAPLEALLGTLRETEARLGGPTLHVAGIDLSHVGPRFGDPTPDPRILSEVELKDRAALEAALRGEAQGWYDTIASHADSTRVCGWGATYAMLRGAVPGPGRLLHYEASSEEDGTVVTVAAAVWP